The following proteins are co-located in the Chloroflexota bacterium genome:
- the larA gene encoding nickel-dependent lactate racemase, with product MTLTDYSIKYGADALTFSLPDAADVTVIEPRSVAGVPEPAAEVERALGEALAGGLLQQPGKTAIAISDATRPVPNHLILPPLLAELHAKGVKGEEISIIVGTGNHRAASPDEFPGLVGTDVAQRYHVVSHVFDDPAKLVRLGETSRGTPVTINRTFAEADTRIIIGMIDPHQFVGYTGGCKGAFIGLAGSETITANHSMLSDPAARLGVCDGNPVREDIDELTGFLSIDLVVNVVLNAANDVVRVFAGDPHDVLAAAVPLVQDVCETAVPYPMDVVVASPGGYPKDINLYQAQKALAHACELVRPGGSVILAAECREGAGDDLYEAWMAAAESPQDVVTRFEQEGFRMGAHKAFLFARSMLKAQTYLVSSGVPPEQARRLHLMPAVTVEDALALALQDAGDPPRVGIMPRASSTIPRIMAPARI from the coding sequence GTGACACTAACTGACTACTCGATAAAGTACGGCGCGGACGCCCTTACCTTTTCCTTGCCCGACGCGGCAGATGTGACGGTAATCGAGCCGCGCTCGGTAGCAGGTGTGCCGGAACCCGCGGCTGAAGTGGAGCGGGCCCTGGGCGAGGCATTGGCCGGGGGACTGCTGCAGCAGCCGGGCAAGACGGCAATCGCCATCAGCGATGCCACGCGACCGGTGCCGAACCATCTCATTCTGCCGCCCCTGCTGGCTGAACTTCACGCAAAAGGTGTCAAGGGAGAAGAGATATCGATAATCGTCGGCACCGGCAACCATCGTGCCGCATCCCCCGACGAATTCCCCGGACTGGTTGGCACCGACGTAGCGCAACGCTACCATGTGGTCTCCCACGTGTTCGATGATCCGGCGAAGCTTGTGCGGCTTGGCGAAACCAGCCGGGGAACGCCGGTAACCATCAATCGTACGTTTGCCGAGGCGGATACGCGCATTATCATCGGCATGATCGACCCCCACCAGTTCGTCGGCTACACCGGCGGCTGTAAGGGCGCCTTCATCGGTCTGGCAGGGAGCGAGACCATTACTGCAAACCACTCGATGCTCAGCGATCCGGCGGCACGGCTGGGCGTCTGCGACGGCAACCCGGTGCGGGAGGATATCGATGAACTCACCGGCTTCCTCTCGATTGACCTTGTGGTAAACGTCGTGCTCAATGCTGCCAATGACGTAGTGCGCGTCTTTGCGGGCGATCCGCATGATGTGCTGGCGGCGGCGGTGCCGCTGGTGCAGGATGTCTGCGAGACCGCAGTGCCTTACCCAATGGATGTGGTTGTTGCGTCTCCCGGGGGCTACCCCAAAGACATCAATCTCTATCAGGCGCAGAAGGCGCTGGCACATGCCTGCGAATTGGTGCGTCCCGGCGGCAGCGTCATTCTGGCGGCGGAGTGCCGCGAAGGCGCAGGCGATGACCTTTACGAGGCGTGGATGGCCGCAGCAGAATCACCGCAGGACGTGGTGACTCGGTTCGAGCAAGAGGGCTTCCGCATGGGCGCGCACAAGGCATTTCTCTTTGCCCGCAGTATGCTGAAGGCGCAGACCTATCTTGTGTCGAGCGGAGTACCGCCGGAGCAGGCCCGCAGGCTCCACCTGATGCCCGCGGTCACCGTCGAGGACGCGCTGGCCCTAGCACTTCAGGACGCCGGTGACCCGCCGCGCGTCGGCATCATGCCGCGCGCCTCATCCACCATCCCGCGCATCATGGCGCCGGCACGTATATAA